TCGGTGATGGTGCCGCTGTGCACCGCCTTGATCGGCGTGCCCGTGGGGGCGGCGAAGTCGAGGCCGGTGTGGTAGCCGGAGGACCAGTAGGCGCCGGCCTGACCGAAGGTCGAGGTGATGGTGTACGAGGAGGTGGGCAGCGTGTACTGCTTGGCGAGGGCGGCGAGCCGCTCGGCCTCGGCCTTCTTCCGGGCCTCCTCCTCCGCCTTCCGCTTGGCTTCGGCGGCCTTGGCCTTGGCTTCCTGCTCGGCCTTGGCGGCGGCTTCCTTGGCGGCCTTCTCGGCGGCGGCCGCGGCTTCTTCGGCGGCCTTGGTCTCGATCTGGTCCTGCTGGTGCTCGGCCTGGGCCATGATCCGGGCGCGCAGCGCCTCGCCGGCGCCGGAGCCGCCCTGCTCGGTGTCCGCCGTGGCGGTGCCGAGGCTGCTGAGCGGGGTCGCGGAGCCCTGGGGGGTGTCGTCGTCCGAGATGAGGGAACCCACCGAGGGAAGGTCCGGCACGGAGATCGACACCGGCGGCTTGCCGGTCTGGGCGCTGGCCATGCCGCCGGCGCCCACGGCGGCTATGACGCCGACGCCCAGGACGGTGGAGCTGCGGGCGAGTCCTCCGCCGCGCTGCTTGGTGACGCGATGCCGGCCGCGGACGGGACGGATGGACTCCGCGGTGGGGTTCCATTCCTGGAACGGGCCCTCGTCGGTGCGCTGACCTCCGTAGCCGAAGGTCTCGGTGTCGCGCTGGTTCTGCGCGAACGGGGCCGCGGGGGCAGGCCGGTTGGACGCCACGTGGGCGTACTCCTTTCCTTCCTTCTCGCCTACCGGGTTAGCTGACGGGTTCGGAGCAGGAAGGTCTCCTACGCGCGTATACCGACCGTGCTTCCACGGCGGTATGCGCGCGATTCACCCCAAGTGGTGGTTCCCCGGTTCCCTTTCGGGATTCGGCGCGTGCGCACGGAGCCGCCTTCTGTGACGGCTGGGACGACCGCGCTGCGTTATCGAACGTTAATAGACGCGCGGTGTGTATTCCAGCGATTCCGCTTGATCATTAACCTTTTTCGCGCGGACTTACCCGCCATGACCGGCCTAAATCGGGCGAGTTGACTGCCACGTAAGTGACTCACGGGTTTTGACAGTTCGTCAGTCGTTATGCGGAGCGATGCGATTCGCTCACCTAAAGTGACGGAGGGTCCAGAGGAAACACCGAGGGCCGGAACCCTTTCGGATTCCGGCCCTCGGCCTTCAGTAGCGGGGACAGGATTTGAACCTGCGACCTCTGGGTTATGAGCCCAGCGAGCTACCGAGCTGCTCCACCCCGCGTCGTTGTGACACCAGTGTACGCCATCCGCGGGACCGCTCGCGCACACCCGCCGCTCAGCCGCCCGGGCATGCCTCGGGGGCGGCACGGGCGCAGGAGCTGTCGGGCCGATCGGCCCGCGATCAGCACGACGGGTGGCGGCCGCACTCCGTAACGACAGGTCGTGGCCCGCACTCAGTGCGACAGGTGGCGGTTCGGGGCCTTGGCCCGCTCCTCGTGTTCCGGCAGGACGACCACCT
This genomic stretch from Streptomyces sp. Go-475 harbors:
- a CDS encoding M23 family metallopeptidase codes for the protein MASNRPAPAAPFAQNQRDTETFGYGGQRTDEGPFQEWNPTAESIRPVRGRHRVTKQRGGGLARSSTVLGVGVIAAVGAGGMASAQTGKPPVSISVPDLPSVGSLISDDDTPQGSATPLSSLGTATADTEQGGSGAGEALRARIMAQAEHQQDQIETKAAEEAAAAAEKAAKEAAAKAEQEAKAKAAEAKRKAEEEARKKAEAERLAALAKQYTLPTSSYTITSTFGQAGAYWSSGYHTGLDFAAPTGTPIKAVHSGTITEAGWSGSYGYKTVLTLDDGTEIWYAHQSSIGVSVGQKVSTGDVIGRVGATGNVTGAHLHLEVHSGGSGSGIDPLAWLRGKGLSV